Proteins encoded in a region of the Triticum dicoccoides isolate Atlit2015 ecotype Zavitan chromosome 3A, WEW_v2.0, whole genome shotgun sequence genome:
- the LOC119270729 gene encoding probable histone acetyltransferase HAC-like 3 isoform X1: MMAQALQGIQQQYAPSGLPVQKRYTKETAAQILQLDNMDSDTSPVRLVIKHKIVTYLKGREQFYNLHPRYLLAVSKSIDEQLYKDAESKIDYMDFETLEVRLNALLSRGSFGNSRYALASSASLPTSHSEQLGIEVTDSSIQNGRAVPGSVNPPLPARDISHNVLYSQVGFAPTSHHEAAASFVHSSADKIKQGPESLANATAAPCVSLLPKCSPCIAGDFGGGVPTGHTKYHFPGDVHQVDSQQPSTSGSSSSVSAMCDRTTNSTNNNRYSAGQVSSSMQYRECGKVLYTRSHPVEESDQSNITAGCHDLYIHDQSKICTDIKRECGLEGCMQMDETCFCREKCSTLNTKFSYDQCSYIAADSGNCVSIREAVKGAEQTSNSTVSKPTSPTSDESSGKHHPAKRLRINSPRPVHADKTKFPKELQPAANGTYVSSETVQSETTALPTKSPSGCSLLDSNASNNMEIIRLPETAMQAEEGLCHGNGDIEMKELSCYGNGDIEMKEGLCYGNGDIEMKDSKLGSVDETSLAASLTAMKKRGGSILYALSAEELRDHMKSLNQHICLSQVMTEEHPSGLPDQNTCNLCGMERILFEPPPRFCALCFKIINSTGSYYVHVENGIDKASICAKCHHLSTAKFKYEKRSNYAETDAEAEWWVECDKCKAWQHQICALFNPKIADEEVEYTCAKCLLKERDSGDIILPESATVLGALELPRTKLSDHIEQRLSVRLEHERLQRARASGKDIEEVPGVEGLTVRVVSSAARVLQVQPRFRDFFKDGKYPGEFPYKSKAILLFQKNEGVDVCLFAMYVQEYGSDSPLPNRRHVYLAYIDSVKYFRPETKSASGEALRTFVYHEILIGYLDYCKKIGFVSCSIWACPSTKRDDYVLYCHPTSQKMPKSDKLRSWYQNLIKKAVKDGVVVERNTLYDFFLQPTSDRKASISAACLPYCENDFWPGEAERLLEKKDDSTSQKKEPQVGRLMRVAKRDDRKGNLEDNLEDILLVHKLGEKMRTMKEDFIMLCLQRFCKHCHQPIVSGKSWVCTCCKNFHLCDQCHAEELTAPLKDRHPATTKQKHAFQRIEEEPLPETDDGDPTMESKYFDSRIDFLKHCQDNQYQFDTLRRAKHSTMMILYHLHDSACSACHQAMDQRFAWRCLVCAGCNFCDSCYKQDSEKLHIHKLKQTEQQVLPNYTLQQDYLEALVHASKCFCAARTCAFKLCFTMKKLFFHGVRCDIRNRGGCRKCIFMWKLLLTHAKHCGDGACSVPRCRDIKAFFMDKTKMIAGPPCAIEC, from the exons ATGATGGCGCAGGCCCTGCAAGGGATCCAGCAGCAGTATGCGCCGAGTGGCTTGCCTGTCCAGAAACGTTATACAAAGGAGACCGcagcgcaaattcttcagctggatAATATGGATTCGGATACTTCCCCGGTCCGTCTCGTTATCAAGCACAAAAT TGTAACCTACCTGAAAGGAAGGGAGCAATTCTATAACCTGCACCCACGATATCTTCTGGCAGTTTCAAAAAGTATTGATGAGCAGCTTTATAAGGATGCAGAATCAAAG ATCGACTACATGGATTTTGAGACTTTAGAAGTTAGGCTGAATGCTCTTCTCAGTCGTGGATCATTTGGCAACAGTAGATATGCTTTGGCTTCTTCAGCATCTTTACCGACATCACACTCAGAACAGCTTGGGATAGAAGTAACAGATTCAAGTATACAGAATGGTAGAGCTGTACCTGGTTCTGTTAATCCCCCCCTGCCTGCTAGAGACATATCACATAATGTCTTATATTCTCAGG TAGGATTTGCACCAACCAGTCACCATGAAGCTGCTGCCAGCTTTGTTCATTCATCGGCTGATAAGATTAAACAGGGGCCTGAAAGCTTAGCAAACGCCACTGCCGCACCATGTGTGTCATTACTACCAAAATGCAGTCCCTGTATTGCTGGAGATTTCGGTGGTGGAGTGCCAACTGGCCATACAAAATACCATTTCCCAG GCGATGTTCATCAAGTTGATAGTCAACAACCGTCGACATCGGGTAGTTCCAGTTCTGTGTCTGCGATGTGTGATCGAACCACAAATTCTACAAATAACAACAGATATTCTGCTGGCCAAGTATCATCGTCTATGCAATACAGAGAATGCGGGAAAGTGTTGTATACGCGGAGCCACCCAGTAGAGGAATCAGATCAGTCAAATATCACAGCCGGATGCCACGACTTGTATATCCATGACCAATCTAAAATTTGCACTGACATCAAGAGAGAATGCGGACTTGAAGGATGCATGCAAATGGATGAAACATGTTTCTGCAGGGAGAAATGCTCAACTTTAAACACAAAATTCAGTTATGACCAATGCAGCTATATTGCTGCTGACTCTGGTAATTGTGTCTCTATAAGAGAGGCAGTGAAGGGAGCCGAACAGACATCAAATAGCACTGTATCAAAACCAACTTCCCCTACTTCGGATGAATCGTCTGGCAAGCATCATCCGGCAAAACGATTGAGGATCAATTCTCCCAGGCCTGTCCATGCTGATAAAACAAAGTTTCCAAAGGAACTACAGCCTGCTGCCAATGGAACTTATGTCTCTTCTGAAACAGTACAGTCTGAAACCACAGCATTACCTACAAAGTCGCCATCTGGCTGTTCCTTGCTGGACAGCAATGCTAGCAATAACATGGAGATAATTAGATTGCCGGAGACTGCTATGCAAGCTGAAGAAGGGTTGTGTCATGGAAATGGTGACATCGAGATGAAGGAATTGTCATGTTATGGAAATGGTGACATCGAGATGAAGGAAGGGCTGTGTTATGGAAATGGTGACATCGAGATGAAGGACTCAAAGCTTGGCTCAGTGGATGAAACATCATTAGCAGCCAGCTTAACTGCAATGAAGAAAAGAGGGGGTTCAATACTTTATGCGCTAAGTGCTGAGGAGCTTAGAGATCACATGAAAAGTTTGAACCAACATATTTGTCTG AGCCAAGTGATGACAGAAGAACACCCTTCAGGCTTGCCTGACCAAAATACGTGCAATTTATGTGGGATGGAGAGGATTCTTTTTGAACCTCCTCCACGATTCTGTGCTCTCTGTTTCAAAATAATAAATTCGACCGGATCCTATTATGTTCATGTGGAAAACGGAATTGATAAGGCTTCAATATGTGCCAAATGTCACCATCTTAGTACTGCAAAATTTAAATATGAGAAGAGATCAAATTACGCGGAAACAGATGCTGAGGCTGAATGG TGGGTTGAGTGCGATAAGTGCAAAGCTTGGCAGCATCAGATATGTGCCCTTTTTAACCCTAAAATTGCAGACGAGGAGGTGGAGTATACATGTGCCAAATGTTTATTGAAGGAGAGGGATAGTGGAGATATAATTTTGCCGGAGTCAGCTACTGTTCTAGGAGCATTAGAGTTACCAAGAACTAAACTGAGTGATCATATTGAGCAGAGACTTTCAGTGCGGCTTGAGCACGAACGGCTGCAGAGGGCAAGAGCTTCAGGAAAAGACATTGAAGAG GTACCAGGAGTTGAAGGTCTTACTGTTAGAGTGGTTTCTTCAGCTGCAAGAGTGCTTCAAGTCCAACCACGTTTTCGGGATTTTTTTAAAGATGGGAAATATCCTGGGGAATTTCCATACAAATCAAAG GCCATTCTCTTGTTTCAAAAAAATGAAGGTGTGGATGTTTGTCTATTTGCCATGTATGTACAAGAGTATGGTTCTGATAGCCCATTACCAAATCGAAGGCACGTTTATCTTGCATATATCGATTCTGTCAAGTACTTCAGGCCTGAAACCAAATCTGCAAGTGGGGAAGCTCTCCGAACCTTTGTGTACCATGAGATTTTG ATTGGCTATTTGGATTACTGCAAGAAAATAGGATTTGTAAGCTGCTCCATATGGGCTTGCCCATCTACAAAGCGCGATGATTATGTTTTGTATTGTCATCCCACGTCACAAAAAATGCCCAAGTCTGACAAGCTTCGGAGCTG GTACCAGAACTTGATCAAGAAGGCCGTTAAGGATGGTGTAGTTGTGGAGCGTAATACATTGTACGACTTCTTTCTTCAGCCTACCAGTGATCGCAAGGCCAGTATATCTGCAGCATGCTTGCCATACTGTGAGAATGATTTCTGGCCTGGAGAAGCAGAGAGACTCCTTGAGAAGAAAGATGACAGCACCTCACAGAAGAAAGAGCCACAAGTAGGAAGGCTCATGCGTGTTGCCAAACGTGATGACAGGAAAGGAAACCTTGAGGATAACCTTGAGGATATCTTGCTAGTGCACAAA CTTGGAGAAAAGATGCGAACAATGAAAGAAGACTTCATTATGCTTTGTCTGCAGCGGTTTTGCAAGCATTGCCACCAACCTATTGTGTCTGGTAAAAGTTGGGTTTGTACCTGCTGCAAAAACTTCCATCTTTGTGACCA atGCCATGCAGAGGAGCTAACTGCTCCACTAAAGGACCGGCATCCAGCTACAACAAAACAAAAGCATGCATTTCAAAGA ATAGAGGAAGAACCTCTTCCAGAGACTGATGATGGAGATCCAACAATGGAAAGCAAGTATTTTGACAGCAGAATCGATTTCTTGAAGCACTGTCAAGACAATCAATACCAGTTTGATACACTCCGACGGGCAAAACACTCAACAATGATGATTCTTTATCATCTACATGATTCAGCTTGTTCTGCTTGTCACCAGGCCATGGATCAACGATTTGCGTGGCGGTGCCTGGTTTGTGCCGGCTGCAATTTTTGCGATTCATGTTATAAACAAGACAGTGAAAAATTGCACATTCATAAACTCAAACAGACGGAGCAACAAGTATTACCGAACTATACTCTACAG CAGGACTATCTTGAGGCTTTGGTGCATGCATCAAAATGCTTCTGTGCTGCGCGTACTTGTGCTTTCAAACTCTGTTTTACAATGAAGAAGTTGTTCTTCCATGGTGTACGATGTGACATCCGCAACCGAGGAGGTTGCAGGAAGTGTATCTTCATGTGGAAACTTCTGCTCACTCATGCAAAACATTGCGGTGACGGGGCCTGTTCTGTTCCCAGATGCAG GGACATCAAGGCATTCTTCATGGACAAGACCAAAATGATTGCTGGGCCACCTTGTGCCATAGAGTGCTAG
- the LOC119270729 gene encoding probable histone acetyltransferase HAC-like 3 isoform X2, producing the protein MMAQALQGIQQQYAPSGLPVQKRYTKETAAQILQLDNMDSDTSPVRLVIKHKIVTYLKGREQFYNLHPRYLLAVSKSIDEQLYKDAESKIDYMDFETLEVRLNALLSRGSFGNSRYALASSASLPTSHSEQLGIEVTDSSIQNGRAVPGSVNPPLPARDISHNVLYSQVGFAPTSHHEAAASFVHSSADKIKQGPESLANATAAPCVSLLPKCSPCIAGDFGGGVPTGHTKYHFPGDVHQVDSQQPSTSGSSSSVSAMCDRTTNSTNNNRYSAGQVSSSMQYRECGKVLYTRSHPVEESDQSNITAGCHDLYIHDQSKICTDIKRECGLEGCMQMDETCFCREKCSTLNTKFSYDQCSYIAADSGNCVSIREAVKGAEQTSNSTVSKPTSPTSDESSGKHHPAKRLRINSPRPVHADKTKFPKELQPAANGTYVSSETVQSETTALPTKSPSGCSLLDSNASNNMEIIRLPETAMQAEEGLCHGNGDIEMKELSCYGNGDIEMKEGLCYGNGDIEMKDSKLGSVDETSLAASLTAMKKRGGSILYALSAEELRDHMKSLNQHICLSQVMTEEHPSGLPDQNTCNLCGMERILFEPPPRFCALCFKIINSTGSYYVHVENGIDKASICAKCHHLSTAKFKYEKRSNYAETDAEAEWWVECDKCKAWQHQICALFNPKIADEEVEYTCAKCLLKERDSGDIILPESATVLGALELPRTKLSDHIEQRLSVRLEHERLQRARASGKDIEEVPGVEGLTVRVVSSAARVLQVQPRFRDFFKDGKYPGEFPYKSKAILLFQKNEGVDVCLFAMYVQEYGSDSPLPNRRHVYLAYIDSVKYFRPETKSASGEALRTFVYHEILIGYLDYCKKIGFVSCSIWACPSTKRDDYVLYCHPTSQKMPKSDKLRSWYQNLIKKAVKDGVVVERNTLYDFFLQPTSDRKASISAACLPYCENDFWPGEAERLLEKKDDSTSQKKEPQVGRLMRVAKRDDRKGNLEDNLEDILLVHKLGEKMRTMKEDFIMLCLQRFCKHCHQPIVSGKSWVCTCCKNFHLCDQCHAEELTAPLKDRHPATTKQKHAFQRIEEEPLPETDDGDPTMESKYFDSRIDFLKHCQDNQYQFDTLRRAKHSTMMILYHLHDSACSACHQAMDQRFAWRCLVCAGCNFCDSCYKQDSEKLHIHKLKQTEQQVLPNYTLQDYLEALVHASKCFCAARTCAFKLCFTMKKLFFHGVRCDIRNRGGCRKCIFMWKLLLTHAKHCGDGACSVPRCRDIKAFFMDKTKMIAGPPCAIEC; encoded by the exons ATGATGGCGCAGGCCCTGCAAGGGATCCAGCAGCAGTATGCGCCGAGTGGCTTGCCTGTCCAGAAACGTTATACAAAGGAGACCGcagcgcaaattcttcagctggatAATATGGATTCGGATACTTCCCCGGTCCGTCTCGTTATCAAGCACAAAAT TGTAACCTACCTGAAAGGAAGGGAGCAATTCTATAACCTGCACCCACGATATCTTCTGGCAGTTTCAAAAAGTATTGATGAGCAGCTTTATAAGGATGCAGAATCAAAG ATCGACTACATGGATTTTGAGACTTTAGAAGTTAGGCTGAATGCTCTTCTCAGTCGTGGATCATTTGGCAACAGTAGATATGCTTTGGCTTCTTCAGCATCTTTACCGACATCACACTCAGAACAGCTTGGGATAGAAGTAACAGATTCAAGTATACAGAATGGTAGAGCTGTACCTGGTTCTGTTAATCCCCCCCTGCCTGCTAGAGACATATCACATAATGTCTTATATTCTCAGG TAGGATTTGCACCAACCAGTCACCATGAAGCTGCTGCCAGCTTTGTTCATTCATCGGCTGATAAGATTAAACAGGGGCCTGAAAGCTTAGCAAACGCCACTGCCGCACCATGTGTGTCATTACTACCAAAATGCAGTCCCTGTATTGCTGGAGATTTCGGTGGTGGAGTGCCAACTGGCCATACAAAATACCATTTCCCAG GCGATGTTCATCAAGTTGATAGTCAACAACCGTCGACATCGGGTAGTTCCAGTTCTGTGTCTGCGATGTGTGATCGAACCACAAATTCTACAAATAACAACAGATATTCTGCTGGCCAAGTATCATCGTCTATGCAATACAGAGAATGCGGGAAAGTGTTGTATACGCGGAGCCACCCAGTAGAGGAATCAGATCAGTCAAATATCACAGCCGGATGCCACGACTTGTATATCCATGACCAATCTAAAATTTGCACTGACATCAAGAGAGAATGCGGACTTGAAGGATGCATGCAAATGGATGAAACATGTTTCTGCAGGGAGAAATGCTCAACTTTAAACACAAAATTCAGTTATGACCAATGCAGCTATATTGCTGCTGACTCTGGTAATTGTGTCTCTATAAGAGAGGCAGTGAAGGGAGCCGAACAGACATCAAATAGCACTGTATCAAAACCAACTTCCCCTACTTCGGATGAATCGTCTGGCAAGCATCATCCGGCAAAACGATTGAGGATCAATTCTCCCAGGCCTGTCCATGCTGATAAAACAAAGTTTCCAAAGGAACTACAGCCTGCTGCCAATGGAACTTATGTCTCTTCTGAAACAGTACAGTCTGAAACCACAGCATTACCTACAAAGTCGCCATCTGGCTGTTCCTTGCTGGACAGCAATGCTAGCAATAACATGGAGATAATTAGATTGCCGGAGACTGCTATGCAAGCTGAAGAAGGGTTGTGTCATGGAAATGGTGACATCGAGATGAAGGAATTGTCATGTTATGGAAATGGTGACATCGAGATGAAGGAAGGGCTGTGTTATGGAAATGGTGACATCGAGATGAAGGACTCAAAGCTTGGCTCAGTGGATGAAACATCATTAGCAGCCAGCTTAACTGCAATGAAGAAAAGAGGGGGTTCAATACTTTATGCGCTAAGTGCTGAGGAGCTTAGAGATCACATGAAAAGTTTGAACCAACATATTTGTCTG AGCCAAGTGATGACAGAAGAACACCCTTCAGGCTTGCCTGACCAAAATACGTGCAATTTATGTGGGATGGAGAGGATTCTTTTTGAACCTCCTCCACGATTCTGTGCTCTCTGTTTCAAAATAATAAATTCGACCGGATCCTATTATGTTCATGTGGAAAACGGAATTGATAAGGCTTCAATATGTGCCAAATGTCACCATCTTAGTACTGCAAAATTTAAATATGAGAAGAGATCAAATTACGCGGAAACAGATGCTGAGGCTGAATGG TGGGTTGAGTGCGATAAGTGCAAAGCTTGGCAGCATCAGATATGTGCCCTTTTTAACCCTAAAATTGCAGACGAGGAGGTGGAGTATACATGTGCCAAATGTTTATTGAAGGAGAGGGATAGTGGAGATATAATTTTGCCGGAGTCAGCTACTGTTCTAGGAGCATTAGAGTTACCAAGAACTAAACTGAGTGATCATATTGAGCAGAGACTTTCAGTGCGGCTTGAGCACGAACGGCTGCAGAGGGCAAGAGCTTCAGGAAAAGACATTGAAGAG GTACCAGGAGTTGAAGGTCTTACTGTTAGAGTGGTTTCTTCAGCTGCAAGAGTGCTTCAAGTCCAACCACGTTTTCGGGATTTTTTTAAAGATGGGAAATATCCTGGGGAATTTCCATACAAATCAAAG GCCATTCTCTTGTTTCAAAAAAATGAAGGTGTGGATGTTTGTCTATTTGCCATGTATGTACAAGAGTATGGTTCTGATAGCCCATTACCAAATCGAAGGCACGTTTATCTTGCATATATCGATTCTGTCAAGTACTTCAGGCCTGAAACCAAATCTGCAAGTGGGGAAGCTCTCCGAACCTTTGTGTACCATGAGATTTTG ATTGGCTATTTGGATTACTGCAAGAAAATAGGATTTGTAAGCTGCTCCATATGGGCTTGCCCATCTACAAAGCGCGATGATTATGTTTTGTATTGTCATCCCACGTCACAAAAAATGCCCAAGTCTGACAAGCTTCGGAGCTG GTACCAGAACTTGATCAAGAAGGCCGTTAAGGATGGTGTAGTTGTGGAGCGTAATACATTGTACGACTTCTTTCTTCAGCCTACCAGTGATCGCAAGGCCAGTATATCTGCAGCATGCTTGCCATACTGTGAGAATGATTTCTGGCCTGGAGAAGCAGAGAGACTCCTTGAGAAGAAAGATGACAGCACCTCACAGAAGAAAGAGCCACAAGTAGGAAGGCTCATGCGTGTTGCCAAACGTGATGACAGGAAAGGAAACCTTGAGGATAACCTTGAGGATATCTTGCTAGTGCACAAA CTTGGAGAAAAGATGCGAACAATGAAAGAAGACTTCATTATGCTTTGTCTGCAGCGGTTTTGCAAGCATTGCCACCAACCTATTGTGTCTGGTAAAAGTTGGGTTTGTACCTGCTGCAAAAACTTCCATCTTTGTGACCA atGCCATGCAGAGGAGCTAACTGCTCCACTAAAGGACCGGCATCCAGCTACAACAAAACAAAAGCATGCATTTCAAAGA ATAGAGGAAGAACCTCTTCCAGAGACTGATGATGGAGATCCAACAATGGAAAGCAAGTATTTTGACAGCAGAATCGATTTCTTGAAGCACTGTCAAGACAATCAATACCAGTTTGATACACTCCGACGGGCAAAACACTCAACAATGATGATTCTTTATCATCTACATGATTCAGCTTGTTCTGCTTGTCACCAGGCCATGGATCAACGATTTGCGTGGCGGTGCCTGGTTTGTGCCGGCTGCAATTTTTGCGATTCATGTTATAAACAAGACAGTGAAAAATTGCACATTCATAAACTCAAACAGACGGAGCAACAAGTATTACCGAACTATACTCTACAG GACTATCTTGAGGCTTTGGTGCATGCATCAAAATGCTTCTGTGCTGCGCGTACTTGTGCTTTCAAACTCTGTTTTACAATGAAGAAGTTGTTCTTCCATGGTGTACGATGTGACATCCGCAACCGAGGAGGTTGCAGGAAGTGTATCTTCATGTGGAAACTTCTGCTCACTCATGCAAAACATTGCGGTGACGGGGCCTGTTCTGTTCCCAGATGCAG GGACATCAAGGCATTCTTCATGGACAAGACCAAAATGATTGCTGGGCCACCTTGTGCCATAGAGTGCTAG